One region of Salvia miltiorrhiza cultivar Shanhuang (shh) chromosome 3, IMPLAD_Smil_shh, whole genome shotgun sequence genomic DNA includes:
- the LOC131017833 gene encoding COP1-interactive protein 1-like, with protein MPKQRWRKSFKSFIDPSKDEQLRGIKTEIDGNVQKIFSFLKEKDGDDRKEELADLVHDFHKQFESLYARHDHLTGELRNKFRGKSGRDSASSSSDSSDSDDSPAKSGKRNGEVEINIEEKSSVSEREELERKLAAAVDEKEALHQEYQSSVKSKSAEVSLLREENAQLQFRNSEMEKVLTEKESEISDLQKKFGERESESSGRILTLTADVNNLREQLGFMSDQKSEADRIIEKQRGEISEILVQIENLKEELSLAETRNSELGHKIVEQEREMREQRDELLRLSEEHKQLEVRFRDCHESLMISEKKTEEISDQFRESMAAKNQDIDQLEETIEDLKSELEIKEDEISSLVENMRATEVKQRLSGQKLRITEQVLSEKEEIHQKRVEKLQEEHKLLEERIASLAGIVSIYKEAQLNLVAEISEKMNQTLNVIDTFSVKFEEDYGHLESRVYEIGNELKVVVNWVSGNNAEKDEMKKEIMSLVQQVLVLTEKVEEVEMTLQKNEEERKSLTEMVRQHEEKAKELKMMIEERDEKVGELERKMNEKDSGMLSLSEEKREAIRQLCIWIDFHHDRYVDLKEMMLKRRGGTRQIAA; from the exons ATGCCGAAGCAGCGGTGGCGCAAGTCGTTTAAATCCTTTATAGATCCTAGTAAAGACGAGCAgctcagaggaatcaaaacaG AAATTGATGGAAATGTGCAGAAAATCTTCAGTTTTCTGAAAGAAAAAGACGGAGATGATAGGAAAGAGGAGCTGGCAGATTTAGTTCACGATTTCCACAAACAGTTCGAGTCGCTTTACGCTCGTCATGATCATCTAACTGGAGAATTGAGGAATAAGTTTCGCGGCAAGAGCGGGAGAGACAGTGCCTCGTCGAGCTCGGATTCGTCGGATTCCGATGATTCTCCGGCGAAATCGGGAAAAAGAAACGGCGAAGTTGAAATCAATATCGAGGAGAAGTCGTCCGTCTCCGAGCGGGAAGAATTGGAGAGGAAATTGGCGGCCGCCGTAGATGAGAAGGAAGCATTGCATCAGGAATATCAGAGTTCTGTGAAGAGTAAAAGCGCCGAAGTCTCCTTGTTGCGAGAAGAAAATGCGCAGCTGCAATTTAGGAATTCTGAGATGGAGAAAGTGTTGACGGAGAAAGAGAGTGAAATATCCGATTTGCAGAAGAAATTTGGGGAAAGAGAGAGTGAATCATCTGGGAGGATTTTGACATTGACTGCAGATGTGAACAATCTCCGAGAGCAATTAGGGTTTATGAGTGATCAGAAAAGTGAGGCAGATAGGATTATTGAGAAACAGCGTGGAGAGATATCGGAGATCTTGGTTCAGATTGAGAATTTGAAAGAGGAACTATCGCTGGCTGAGACTCGGAACTCTGAATTAGGGCACAAGATAGTAGAAcaggagagagaaatgagagaacaGAGAGATGAACTCTTGAGATTGAGTGAAGAGCACAAGCAACTGGAAGTCCGGTTTAGGGACTGCCATGAGAGTCTCATGATATCAGAGAAGAAGACAGAGGAGATCTCCGATCAGTTCCGGGAAAGCATGGCTGCGAAAAATCAGGACATCGATCAGCTTGAAGAAACCATAGAAGACCTAAAGTCGGAGTTGGAGATCAAAGAGGATGAAATCAGTTCATTGGTGGAGAACATGAGAGCTACTGAGGTTAAGCAACGGCTGTCAGGTCAGAAGCTCCGGATCACAGAGCAGGTATTGAGTGAGAAGGAAGAGATCCACCAGAAGAGAGTTGAGAAGTTGCAGGAAGAGCACAAGTTGCTCGAAGAGAGGATTGCTTCGTTGGCTGGGATAGTTTCGATCTACAAGGAAGCTCAACTGAATTTGGTTGCAGAAATCTCTGAGAAGATGAATCAGACCTTGAATGTGATTGACACATTTAGTGTGAAGTTTGAGGAGGACTACGGCCACTTGGAGTCGCGGGTTTATGAAATCGGGAATGAGCTCAAGGTTGTGGTGAACTGGGTCAGTGGGAACAATGCTGAGAAGGATGAGATGAAGAAGGAGATTATGAGCTTAGTTCAGCAAGTGCTGGTGTTGACAGAGAAGGTTGAGGAGGTGGAGATGACACTGCAGAAGAACGAGGAGGAGAGGAAAAGCCTAACTGAGATGGTGAGGCAGCACGAGGAGAAGGCGAAAGAGTTGAAGATGATGATAGAAGAGAGGGATGAGAAGGTGGGGGAATTGGAGAGGAAGATGAATGAGAAAGATAGTGGTATGTTGAGTCTGAgtgaggagaagagagaggcaATAAGGCAGTTGTGCATTTGGATCGATTTTCACCATGATCGATACGTAGATCTCAAAGAGATGATGTTGAAGAGGAGGGGTGGAACAAGGCAGATTGCTGCTTGA